One Erpetoichthys calabaricus chromosome 9, fErpCal1.3, whole genome shotgun sequence genomic region harbors:
- the LOC127529223 gene encoding uncharacterized protein LOC127529223, with the protein MLQIGQLPMRPYPVLITPVKEYIIGMDILRGMTLHLPNEGTFSFGGPKKVRAVTVGKLKIPPFPIPIARKVVCQKQYRIPGGQEEIQAAIKDYLNVGVLRGATTKWNNPIWPVKKSDGTWRMTVDYRELNKHTPPLTAAVPDTITLIEKIQASKGKCYGVIDLANAFFTIPIPEDKQDQFAFTWLGRQYTFTRLPQGYLHSPTICHRLVAEHLDEWKRSADLTITHYIDDIMVQGETEGQVGEAIASLVEHMKSKGWETNPQKIQGPSHTVKFLGIQWNKGEREIVEKVRNKVVHFATPKTKQDVQKFVGLFGYWRHHIPHMGQILGPLYKITRKKNTFEWTPEAQVAFALAKEAIVQAGSLARVEDGPLELQVSSTECYANWSLWQKQSGKRRPLGFWSKKLADACSRYTPFERQLQACYLALIDTEQLTLGHEVLLRPQIPIMTWVMSNPKTHRVGAAQENTIIKWKWYIADRAKPGATGVSVLHEKVAEVPEEGEEIIMVTHEEESLVKWGKLYDTLTDEQKQHAWFTDGSYRVVGGQRCWKAVAYNPHTGKMLEGRGEGKSSQWAELQAVAMILQQEKLSPCHIYTDSWSVANGLGVWMPTWKKNKWAIKGRDVWGREMWEQIWEIAANNPNITVSHVDAHTKGTDADALFNAVADAQTKTATVTIMEHGTDMAKWAHERGGHLGAAATVKWAAERGVALTIDKAREVGLNCETCQHQQKLPVLQPVMGHINRGREPGQIWQIDFIGPMPRSKGCEYACTVVDTYSGVLVVHPCPHANQEATLLALQKVELAYGLPLQVQSDNGTHFTGWKVKRWVAERQVEWVYHVTYHPQAAGLVERVNGLLKTQLRKRGGGTLQNWKEHLVDAVCALNNRPFATGSTPLQRMKFQICKMDADGPIQIWIEHPDAKLPIRGSEGAAGLDLYAIQDETVTERVTIINTGIGVKIPKGHYGHVCPRSSLALKGVTVLAGVIDADYQGTVKVLLQSSMGDPIKLTKGDRIAQLLIIPVHMGKVQESTAPVVKTGRNVGGFGSTDAPKLVNGAKVWVKQPHGPPRPAEIIAMGQDLIVTVLYNGEEAWVNVPVKHCYRRE; encoded by the coding sequence ATGTTACAAATTGGTCAGTTGCCCATGAGACCCTACCCCGTACTAATCACCCCAGTGAAAGAGTATATAATAGGGATGGACATTTTACGGGGGATGACTCTTCATCTCCCCAATGAGGGGACATTTTCCTTTGGGGGCCCAAAGAAAGTTAGAGCAGTGACAGTGGGGAAATTGAAAATACCACCGTTCCCCATCCCAATCGCCCGAAAGGTAGTGTGTCAAAAACAGTATAGGATTCCAGGAGGGCAGGAAGAAATCCAGGCTGCAATAAAAGATTACCTGAACGTAGGAGTGTTGAGGGGAGCAACCACTAAGTGGAACAATCCAATCTGGCCTGTTAAAAAGTCAGACGGCACTTGGCGAATGACGGTAGATTACCGAGAACTAAATAAGCACACACCGCCCCTGACGGCGGCGGTGCCTGACACTATTACATTGATAGAAAAAATTCAGGCAAGTAAGGGAAAGTGTTACGGGGTGATAGACTTGGCAAATGCCTTTTTCACAATCCCCATCCCTGAGGATAAGCAGGATCAGTTTGCATTTACATGGCTGGGGAGACAATACACTTTCACACGCCTGCCACAGGGGTATTTACATTCCCCAACCATCTGTCACCGGCTGGTGGCAGAACATTTAGATGAGTGGAAAAGGTCGGCGGACCTCACAATCACCCATTATATCGATGACATCATGGTGCAGGGGGAGACAGAGGGGCAGGTAGGAGAGGCGATAGCCTCATTAGTAGAACACATGAAAAGCAAGGGATGGGAAACTAACCCACAAAAAATACAAGGACCCTCTCACACGGTTAAGTTTTTGGGGATTCAGTGGAACaagggagaaagagagatagtGGAAAAGGTACGCAACAAAGTCGTTCACTTTGCAACCCCAAAAACAAAGCAGGATGTGCAGAAATTTGTGGGGCTATTTGGATACTGGCGACACCATATACCGCACATGGGGCAAATTCTGGGGCCGTTATACAAGATCACACGTAAAAAGAATACGTTCGAATGGACACCAGAAGCGCAGGTGGCTTTCGCGCTGGCCAAGGAAGCGATAGTGCAGGCAGGGAGCCTGGCAAGGGTGGAGGATGGGCCTCTAGAATTGCAGGTGTCCTCAACCGAGTGCTATGCTAACTGGAGCTTGTGGCAAAAGCAGAGTGGGAAACGCAGACCTTTAGGGTTCTGGTCTAAAAAATTAGCAGATGCATGTTCACGCTACACTCCGTTCGAACGACAATTGCAGGCGTGTTATCTTGCACTCATAGACACAGAACAACTGACACTAGGACATGAGGTCCTTTTGCGACCGCAGATACCGATCATGACATGGGTAATGAGCAACCCCAAAACTCACAGGGTGGGGGCAGCCCAAGAAAACACCATAATCAAATGGAAATGGTACATAGCTGACCGGGCAAAGCCCGGCGCAACCGGTGTGTCTGTATTACACGAGAAAGTGGCAGAGGTACCAGAGGAAGGTGAGGAAATAATAATGGTTACTCACGAGGAGGAGTCGCTGGTGAAATGGGGTAAGTTATACGATACCCTGACAGACGAGCAAAAACAGCACGCCTGGTTCACCGATGGGAGTTACAGAGTGGTGGGGGGGCAGCGCTGCTGGAAAGCGGTGGCGTATAATCCTCACACTGGGAAAATGCTGGAAGGGAGGGGAGAAGGAAAGAGCAGTCAGTGGGCAGAGCTACAGGCAGTAGCGATGATATTACAGCAGGAAAAGCTTAGTCCCTGTCATATCTACACTGACTCATGGTCCGTGGCAAACGGGCTAGGGGTGTGGATGCCCACATGGAAGAAAAATAAGTGGGCAATCAAAGGAAGGGACGTTTGGGGGAGAGAGATGTGGGAACAAATTTGGGAAATTGCTGCCAATAATCCTAACATCACGGTGTCGCACGTGGACGCGCATACAAAAGGGACGGATGCAGACGCTCTTTTTAACGCGGTGGCGGATGCCCAAACCAAAACCGCGACAGTAACAATAATGGAACATGGAACAGACATGGCAAAGTGGGCGCATGAGAGGGGGGGTCACCTTGGGGCGGCTGCTACTGTAAAGTGGGCAGCAGAGAGGGGGGTGGCCCTAACTATAGACAAAGCGAGGGAGGTAGGATTAAATTGTGAAACATGTCAGCATCAGCAGAAGCTCCCGGTATTGCAACCAGTAATGGGACATATTAACAGGGGGCGGGAACCAGGACAAATTTGGCAAATTGATTTTATTGGGCCCATGCCTAGGTCCAAAGGGTGTGAGTATGCATGCACGGTGGTGGACACATACTCCGGAGTATTGGTGGTACATCCCTGCCCACATGCCAACCAAGAGGCCACCCTATTGGCCCTTCAAAAGGTAGAATTGGCATATGGCCTCCCATTGCAGGTTCAATCAGATAACGGGACGCACTTTACAGGATGGAAAGTGAAGCGCTGGGTGGCGGAAAGACAGGTAGAGTGGGTATACCATGTAACCTATCATCCGCAGGCCGCAGGGTTAGTGGAACGAGTTAACGGGTTATTGAAAACTCAGCTGCGTAAGAGAGGAGGGGGAACGCTCCAAAACTGGAAGGAGCATTTAGTGGATGCGGTTTGCGCGCTCAATAATCGCCCATTTGCAACAGGTTCAACTCCGTTGCAGAGGATGAAATTTCAGATCTGTAAAATGGACGCAGACGGGCCAATACAGATCTGGATAGAGCATCCAGACGCAAAACTACCCATTAGGGGCAGTGAGGGGGCAGCAGGCTTAGATCTCTATGCGATACAGGATGAGACAGTCACCGAACGAGTAACTATAATTAATACAGGGATAGGGGTGAAAATCCCGAAGGGACACTACGGGCATGTATGCCCAAGATCAAGTCTAGCGCTAAAGGGAGTCACTGTGCTAGCAGGCGTAATCGACGCAGATTACCAAGGGACCGTCAAAGTTCTGTTACAATCCTCAATGGGGGATCCAATCAAATTGACTAAGGGAGATCGAATAGCGCAATTGTTAATAATACCAGTTCACATGGGAAAAGTGCAGGAAAGTACTGCACCAGTAGTTAAGACTGGCCGGAATGTGGGGGGATTTGGATCAACAGATGCTCCTAAATTGGTTAATGGGGCGAAGGTGTGGGTTAAACAACCCCATGGACCACCCCGCCCGGCAGAAATCATCGCAATGGGACAGGATTTGATTGTAACTGTTCTATACAATGGAGAAGAAGCATGGGTAAATGTTCCTGTAAAACACTGCTATAGACGGGAGTGA